One genomic region from Aliarcobacter cryaerophilus ATCC 43158 encodes:
- a CDS encoding YeeE/YedE family protein, translating into MFDLEIYEIVFIAFFAIAFVFGFFAQQKQFCFSGSLKDYIQIKSTKRAASVVMAMIVAILSTQIFASIFDIDLSSSSYFKNNINYFAIIVGGALFGAGMMIADGCSSRSIVKFSQGDANALVTLLFIAIFAFASTKGILFGVVNGFINNQFMIDISSNLSNFTLNIYFVLVILVLLLAYFVKKVKRVFSLYDGVIIGFLVGLSWLISGYIGAESIEKEIQVQALSYVFPSAKTLEFFTFFEITELSIGVCIVLGAIFGAYFSTFFNKKYSFGCTSKMNFNKLKYNMIGGSMMGVGGIMAIGCTVGQGLSGISTLVFSSFLAIISIGVSGFITGKILYKKDKLPMCFLFEWEDDDKKQKPLDYEI; encoded by the coding sequence GTGTTTGATTTAGAAATTTATGAAATTGTTTTTATAGCATTTTTTGCTATTGCTTTTGTATTTGGTTTTTTTGCTCAACAAAAACAGTTCTGTTTTAGTGGAAGTTTAAAAGATTATATACAAATTAAATCAACAAAAAGAGCAGCTAGCGTAGTTATGGCTATGATTGTAGCTATTCTTTCTACTCAAATATTTGCATCTATTTTTGATATAGATTTGAGTTCTAGTAGTTATTTTAAAAATAATATTAACTACTTTGCTATTATTGTTGGTGGTGCTTTATTTGGTGCTGGAATGATGATAGCAGATGGTTGTAGTAGCAGAAGTATAGTAAAATTTTCTCAAGGTGATGCAAATGCTTTGGTAACTCTTCTTTTTATTGCAATTTTTGCATTTGCAAGTACAAAAGGGATTTTGTTTGGAGTTGTAAATGGTTTTATAAACAATCAATTTATGATAGATATTTCAAGTAATTTATCAAACTTTACTCTAAATATCTACTTTGTTTTAGTTATTTTAGTTTTACTTTTGGCATATTTTGTAAAAAAAGTAAAAAGAGTTTTTAGTTTATATGATGGTGTTATTATTGGATTTTTAGTTGGTCTTTCTTGGTTGATTTCTGGATATATTGGAGCTGAAAGTATTGAAAAAGAGATTCAAGTTCAAGCTTTAAGTTATGTATTTCCTAGTGCAAAAACTTTAGAATTTTTTACTTTTTTTGAAATAACAGAGTTATCTATTGGAGTTTGTATTGTTTTAGGTGCAATTTTTGGTGCATATTTTTCAACATTTTTTAATAAAAAATATAGTTTTGGATGTACATCAAAAATGAATTTTAATAAACTAAAATACAATATGATAGGTGGCTCTATGATGGGAGTTGGTGGAATTATGGCTATTGGATGTACTGTAGGGCAAGGTTTAAGTGGTATTTCTACTCTTGTGTTTAGCTCATTTTTAGCAATAATTTCTATAGGAGTATCTGGTTTTATAACTGGAAAAATACTTTATAAAAAAGATAAACTTCCTATGTGTTTCTTATTTGAGTGGGAAGATGATGATAAAAAACAAAAACCTTTGGATTACGAAATATAA
- the metX gene encoding homoserine O-acetyltransferase MetX: MEIETKKEKFNEPLYLESGRLLEEFEIVYETYGKLNEDKSNVIIICHALSGSHHAAGRYENEAKAGWWDKFIGDKKAIDTEKYFVICSNNIGSSYGSTSPLSINPSTKKEYRLKFPVLTISDIVNAQMRLYKKLGIKNAVAVVGGSMGGMQALCYAIEHPTFAKHYIPMATTAYTRPWAIALNKIAIEAIRHDINFKNGNYEKDDLKAKGLVGLAVGRMAGLIAYLSPNLFINKFGRDYVETDGLYELFGRFEIEKYLEHNSYSFPKFFDPLSYLYICKTINIFDAGRNKDKLEDSFLKIEGKLHLIAFKDDMLFFPNEMEEIRDIMIKIGKKEQVTFKLVDSSSGHDSFLVEVEKFKEHIKDILKD; this comes from the coding sequence TTGGAAATAGAGACAAAAAAAGAGAAATTTAATGAACCACTTTATCTTGAAAGTGGAAGACTTCTTGAAGAGTTTGAGATAGTTTATGAAACTTATGGAAAATTAAATGAAGATAAATCAAACGTTATAATTATTTGTCATGCTTTATCTGGAAGTCATCACGCAGCTGGTCGTTATGAAAATGAGGCGAAAGCTGGTTGGTGGGATAAATTTATTGGAGATAAAAAAGCTATTGATACAGAAAAATATTTTGTAATTTGCTCAAATAACATAGGAAGTTCATATGGTTCTACGAGTCCTTTGAGTATTAATCCATCAACAAAAAAAGAGTATAGATTAAAATTTCCTGTTCTAACAATTTCAGATATTGTAAATGCTCAAATGAGACTTTATAAAAAATTGGGTATAAAAAATGCAGTTGCAGTTGTTGGTGGAAGTATGGGTGGAATGCAAGCACTTTGTTATGCAATCGAACATCCAACTTTTGCAAAACACTATATTCCAATGGCAACAACTGCATATACAAGACCTTGGGCAATAGCTTTAAATAAAATAGCTATTGAGGCAATAAGACACGATATAAATTTTAAAAATGGAAATTATGAAAAAGATGATTTAAAAGCAAAAGGATTAGTTGGACTTGCTGTTGGAAGAATGGCTGGATTAATAGCATATTTGAGTCCAAATTTATTTATAAACAAATTTGGAAGAGATTATGTTGAAACAGATGGACTTTATGAACTTTTTGGAAGATTTGAGATAGAAAAATATCTTGAACACAACTCTTATAGTTTTCCCAAATTTTTTGATCCATTATCTTATCTTTATATTTGTAAAACAATTAATATTTTTGATGCAGGAAGAAATAAAGATAAATTAGAGGATTCATTTTTAAAAATAGAAGGAAAACTTCATTTAATTGCTTTTAAAGATGATATGTTGTTTTTTCCAAATGAGATGGAAGAGATTAGAGATATTATGATAAAAATAGGTAAAAAAGAGCAAGTTACATTTAAATTAGTAGATAGTTCAAGTGGTCATGACTCTTTTTTAGTTGAAGTTGAGAAATTTAAAGAACATATAAAAGATATTTTAAAGGATTAA
- the xseB gene encoding exodeoxyribonuclease VII small subunit: protein MEDIKNKEDINFEDKIAKAKELLEKLSNPQITINESLKLYNDGLKELELAQKLLEEAKLIFVTQSNNSL from the coding sequence ATGGAAGATATTAAAAATAAAGAAGATATTAATTTTGAAGATAAAATTGCAAAAGCAAAAGAGCTTTTAGAAAAACTTTCAAACCCACAAATTACAATAAATGAGTCATTAAAGTTATATAACGATGGTTTAAAAGAGTTAGAACTTGCTCAAAAGTTGCTAGAAGAAGCAAAATTAATTTTTGTTACTCAAAGCAATAATTCCTTATAA
- the carB gene encoding carbamoyl-phosphate synthase large subunit has protein sequence MPKREDIKNILLIGSGPIVIGQACEFDYSGTQATKTLKELGYRVVLVNSNPATIMTDPEFADKTYIEPITEEVVLNIIKKENIDAILPTMGGQTALNIATSMYSKGLLEGITFLGVHPEAIKKGEDRHLFTESMKKIGLDLPRSENAYTLEEAMKLAKDIGFPVISRASFTLAGAGSGVAYNMEEFKSLAQAGLDASPINEIEILESVLGWKEYEMEIIRDTNDNCIVVCSIENLDPMGVHTGDSITIAPALTLTDKEYAVMREASFAILREVGVNSGGSNVQFAMCPNTGRMIVIEMNPRVSRSSALASKATGYPIAKVSTLLAVGFTLDEITNDMTGTLASFEPAVDYIVAKVPRFTFEKFPKANSTLTTSMKSVGEVMSIGRNFNETIQKAYCSLETGLSGFDSITTDLELIKKEIRRPNDKRLQYLMDGMRQGLTNEDIFELSKIDPWFLAKFREMYEMELSMTPAILKDEALLRKVKSNGFSDKFISNVIGKTEEDVYLARKALDIDFEYNEVDTCAGEFKALNQYLYSTTNVSKIPKVEIPKSTQKKVMIIGGGPNRIGQGIEFDYCCVHASFALTEMGVKTIMYNCNPETVSTDYDTSDVLYFEPIDFEHVRSVVEKEQPDGVIVHFGGQTPLKLAQVLTKAGAKIIGTTADVIDLAEDRKKFSAFVEKIGLLQPENGTAVKLDEAIKIAEKIGYPVLVRPSFVLGGRGMKIVYSTEELKQYMDEAVSVSNDAPVLIDKFLDRAIELDVDCICDGKEVYIGGIMQHIEEAGIHSGDSACSLPPISISDDLIKELESKTKEMALGLGVVGLMNTQYAIHKGEIYLIEVNPRASRTVPFVSKATGMPLAKIATRVMWGQSLKEALKVYDRDIVYEENGVLKPRLKDHVAVKESVFPFNKLVGADLLLSPEMKSTGEVMGIASNFAMAFAKSQNAAKNSLPKSGKVFISLCDLDKEFASTIAKSLVDSGFTICATGGTEKIISEAGIACEKVLKVSEGRPNITDLLTNGDIVMAINTSGEQEASKDDGKEIRRAVLRMSVPYFTTVAAAFAATDAIKEMKTSDVSTPKSIQEYLNY, from the coding sequence ATGCCAAAAAGAGAAGATATAAAAAACATTTTGTTGATTGGTTCAGGACCAATTGTTATAGGACAGGCGTGTGAGTTTGATTATTCTGGTACTCAAGCAACAAAAACTTTAAAAGAGCTAGGATATAGAGTTGTTCTTGTGAACTCAAACCCAGCAACTATCATGACAGATCCAGAATTTGCTGATAAAACTTATATAGAACCAATTACAGAAGAGGTTGTTTTAAATATAATTAAAAAAGAGAATATAGATGCTATTTTGCCAACAATGGGTGGACAAACTGCATTAAATATAGCAACATCAATGTATTCAAAAGGGCTTTTAGAGGGAATTACTTTTTTAGGAGTTCATCCAGAAGCTATTAAAAAAGGTGAAGATAGACATCTTTTTACTGAAAGTATGAAAAAAATAGGATTAGATTTACCAAGAAGTGAAAATGCTTATACTCTTGAAGAAGCTATGAAGCTTGCAAAAGATATAGGATTCCCTGTTATTAGTCGTGCTTCATTTACTCTTGCAGGAGCTGGAAGTGGAGTTGCTTATAATATGGAAGAGTTTAAATCTTTGGCACAAGCTGGACTAGATGCTTCACCAATTAATGAAATTGAGATTTTAGAGTCTGTTTTAGGTTGGAAAGAGTATGAAATGGAGATAATTAGAGATACAAATGATAATTGTATTGTTGTTTGTTCTATTGAAAATCTTGATCCTATGGGAGTTCATACAGGTGATAGTATTACTATTGCACCAGCACTTACACTTACAGATAAAGAGTATGCAGTTATGAGAGAAGCTTCTTTTGCAATTTTAAGAGAAGTGGGAGTAAATAGTGGTGGTTCAAATGTGCAATTTGCTATGTGCCCAAATACAGGAAGAATGATTGTAATTGAGATGAATCCTAGAGTTTCAAGAAGCTCAGCACTTGCATCTAAAGCTACTGGTTACCCAATAGCAAAAGTTTCAACACTTCTAGCAGTTGGATTTACACTAGATGAGATTACAAATGATATGACAGGAACATTAGCAAGTTTTGAGCCTGCAGTTGATTATATTGTTGCAAAAGTTCCTAGATTTACATTTGAAAAGTTCCCAAAAGCAAATTCTACTTTGACAACTTCTATGAAAAGTGTTGGTGAAGTTATGTCTATTGGAAGAAATTTTAATGAGACTATTCAAAAAGCTTATTGTTCATTAGAGACTGGTCTTAGTGGATTTGATAGTATAACAACAGATTTAGAATTAATCAAAAAAGAAATCAGAAGACCAAATGATAAAAGACTTCAATATCTAATGGATGGTATGAGACAAGGTTTAACAAATGAAGATATTTTTGAGTTATCAAAAATAGACCCTTGGTTTTTAGCTAAGTTTAGAGAGATGTACGAGATGGAACTTTCTATGACTCCTGCAATTTTAAAAGATGAAGCACTTTTAAGAAAAGTTAAATCAAATGGATTTAGCGATAAATTTATTTCAAATGTTATTGGAAAAACTGAAGAAGATGTATATCTTGCACGAAAAGCTTTGGATATAGATTTTGAATACAATGAAGTTGATACTTGTGCAGGAGAGTTTAAAGCTCTAAACCAATACTTATATTCAACTACAAATGTTTCAAAAATTCCAAAAGTAGAAATTCCTAAATCAACTCAGAAAAAAGTTATGATTATTGGTGGAGGACCAAATAGAATTGGTCAAGGAATTGAGTTTGACTACTGTTGTGTACATGCAAGTTTTGCACTAACTGAAATGGGTGTTAAAACAATTATGTATAACTGTAACCCTGAAACTGTAAGTACAGATTATGATACATCAGATGTTTTATATTTTGAACCAATTGATTTTGAACATGTAAGAAGTGTAGTTGAAAAAGAGCAACCAGATGGTGTAATAGTTCATTTTGGTGGACAAACTCCTTTAAAACTTGCACAAGTTTTAACGAAAGCTGGAGCAAAAATTATTGGAACAACAGCAGATGTTATTGATTTAGCGGAAGATAGAAAAAAATTCTCTGCATTTGTTGAAAAAATTGGTCTTTTACAACCAGAAAATGGAACAGCTGTAAAACTCGATGAAGCTATAAAAATAGCTGAAAAAATTGGATATCCAGTATTAGTAAGACCTTCATTTGTTCTTGGTGGAAGAGGTATGAAGATTGTTTACTCTACTGAAGAGTTAAAACAATATATGGATGAAGCAGTAAGTGTTTCAAATGATGCTCCTGTTTTAATTGATAAATTCCTTGATAGAGCAATCGAACTTGATGTTGATTGTATTTGTGATGGAAAAGAGGTTTATATTGGTGGAATTATGCAACATATTGAAGAAGCTGGTATTCACTCAGGTGATAGTGCTTGTTCACTTCCTCCAATTTCTATAAGTGATGATTTAATTAAAGAATTAGAATCAAAAACTAAAGAGATGGCTTTAGGTCTTGGAGTTGTTGGGCTTATGAACACTCAATATGCAATTCATAAAGGAGAGATTTATTTAATCGAAGTAAATCCAAGAGCATCTAGAACTGTTCCTTTTGTATCTAAAGCAACAGGAATGCCACTTGCTAAAATAGCAACTAGAGTTATGTGGGGACAAAGTTTAAAAGAGGCATTAAAAGTATATGATAGAGATATTGTATATGAAGAAAATGGTGTTTTAAAACCAAGATTAAAAGATCATGTTGCTGTTAAAGAGTCTGTTTTCCCATTTAATAAACTAGTAGGTGCAGATTTACTTTTAAGTCCTGAAATGAAAAGTACAGGTGAAGTTATGGGAATTGCTTCAAATTTTGCGATGGCATTTGCAAAATCACAAAATGCAGCTAAAAACTCTCTTCCAAAAAGTGGAAAAGTATTTATCTCTTTATGTGATTTGGACAAAGAGTTTGCTTCAACTATTGCAAAAAGTTTAGTTGATAGTGGATTTACAATATGTGCAACAGGTGGAACTGAAAAAATTATATCTGAAGCTGGAATTGCTTGTGAGAAAGTTTTAAAAGTTAGTGAAGGAAGACCAAATATCACAGATTTATTGACAAATGGTGATATAGTAATGGCAATAAATACAAGTGGAGAACAAGAAGCTTCAAAAGATGACGGAAAAGAGATAAGAAGAGCAGTTTTAAGAATGAGTGTTCCTTATTTTACAACTGTTGCTGCTGCATTTGCTGCTACAGATGCAATCAAAGAGATGAAAACGTCAGATGTTTCAACTCCGAAATCAATTCAAGAGTATTTAAACTACTAA